The Fusarium falciforme chromosome 7, complete sequence genome window below encodes:
- a CDS encoding Zn(2)-C6 fungal-type domain-containing protein — MSDTAGKSHTPPSTYTPPPKRRNIRKGTRSCWECKRRKARCTFENASDTVCISCSRRGSTCVSQEYPEETSQARQSSERRREHFAKIGKMVVQIVREEAMAEPSPGVVDDWKPESESEPGAERLDGELETPDRVRHAAAHITAQKSISTLPPHSGLDVPATKPINDSWQPAKVTSPGALPTPRDVAGVSQSMGRTSGYFMNIMILPYSQLQLYNFRMEVPDLHAPEVHPILKAKKMLMLATNIQSLQPKSQRLSCKLSAPPATLVQQLMKAAAYVGTRTCPAVFVEELECLILEAVLLANGGHLQHSWLVFRRLVADAQLMGLHRRQHSVKALDSHNNLDTRFFWFRILYTERLLCLLLGLPQASTDCTMGDEAALLVEEHPVGRLERMHCVIASKLLQRNDMETTYDQETRNIDQQIQRAAQSMPPRWWLMPNLAGISDDAQGFAETIRLTNQLFHHFLIIQLHLPYMLRPTASSKQRDSMTTCVNSSREVMVRFISFRSIQSVTFYCRAIDFFALIASMTLLLAHIDSHKNNEGESLTHQRPSDRALIEQAMEYMDDFNKSSQDILSKRSADVIRNLLEVENQAFSKHGPTGETKRDTHNTHSMDGHRLQLNIPNIGTVHISCDIIARHDGSPEGPSDDTLRTSSKEDSTNLVMLSEFIAPEEPMAQIAEPHEVKNQHEAADPTNGFAEAFHPICEEGMELWLYGPDNLFQGIDLPHFDLA; from the exons ATGTCTGACACTGCGGGCAAGAGCCACACCCCCCCTTCGACCTATACGCCACCGCCAAAGCGTCGGAACATCCGAAAAGGCACCCGCAGCTGCTGGGAGTGCAAGCGTCGCAAAGCCCGCTGCACGTTTGAGAATGCATCTGACACAGTATGCATTAGCTGCAGCCGCCGGGGCTCGACTTGCGTGAGCCAGGAGTATCCCGAGGAGACATCGCAGGCCCGTCAATCCAGCGAACGGAGGCGGGAACACTTTGCAAAGATAGGAAAGATGGTGGTACAGATAGTGAGAGAAGAGGCCATGGCTGAGCCCAGTCCTGGTGTGGTCGATGATTGGAAGCCAGAGAGTGAATCCGAGCCCGGGGCTGAAAGGCTTGATGGAGAACTTGAGACCCCCGACAGAGTTCGGCATGCCGCCGCACATATTACGGCTCAG AAAAGTATCAGTACGCTACCACCACATTCAGGTCTTGATGTTCCGGCTACCAAACCCATCAATGACTCTTGGCAACCGGCCAAAGTGACCTCTCCCGGGGCCCTCCCGACACCCAGAGACGTTGCTGGCGTCAGCCAGTCGATGGGACGCACATCCGGATACTTTATGAATATCATGATCTTGCCTTAcagccagctccagctctaCAACTTCCGCATGGAAGTCCCGGATCTTCATGCCCCAGAAGTGCACCCAATTCTCAAGGCCAAaaagatgttgatgttggcaaCCAATATTCAGAGTCTTCAACCAAAGTCTCAAAGATTATCGTGTAAACTGTCAGCACCGCCAGCGACACTTGTCCAGCAACTCATGAAAGCAGCTGCATATGTTGGGACCAGGACATGCCCTGCTGTCTTTGTCGAAGAGCTGGAATGCCTCATACTTGAAGCTGTTCTGCTCGCCAACGGTGGTCATCTGCAGCACTCCTGGCTTGTCTTTCGCCGACTGGTAGCTGACGCACAGCTGATGGGTCTTCATCGACGTCAACATTCGGTAAAAGCCCTCGATTCCCACAACAATCTTGACACCAGGTTCTTTTGGTTTCGAATCCTGTACACGGAAAGACTCCTCTgtttgcttcttggccttccgCAGGCTAGCACAGACTGCACAATGGGCGACGAGGCAGCATTGCTGGTGGAAGAACATCCTGTTGGCCGCCTAGAGCGCATGCACTGCGTCATTGCCTCAAAGCTGCTCCAACGGAACGACATGGAGACAACTTATGATCAAGAGACGAGAAACATTGACCAACAAATACAACGAGCAGCGCAGTCGATGCCACCGCGATGGTGGTTGATGCCGAACTTGGCTGGAATCTCGGACGATGCTCAGGGCTTTGCAGAGACGATAAGGCTGACAAACCAGCTATTTCATCACTTCCTAATTATCCAGCTTCATCTACCATACATGCTTCGTCCGACTGCCAGCTCCAAGCAGAGGGATAGCATGACGACCTGCGTGAACTCCAGTCGCGAGGTGATGGTGCGGTTCATTAGCTTTCGCAGCATCCAAAGCGTCACCTTTTACTGCCGAGCCATTGACTTTTTTGCTCTCATAGCATCCATGACCCTTCTGCTGGCGCATATCGACAGTCACAAGAACAATGAAGGGGAGAGCCTGACTCATCAGCGGCCTAGTGACCGCGCTCTCATCGAGCAGGCGATGGAGTATATGGATGACTTTAATAAATCCTCTCAGGATATTCTCTCCAAGAGAAGCGCTGACGTGATTCGGAACTTATTGGAGGTTGAGAACCAAGCATTCAGCAAGCATGGGCCTACAGGGGAGACCAAGAGAGACACCCACAACACACACTCAATGGACGGGCATAGGTTGCAACTCAACATTCCAAACATCGGGACGGTGCACATCTCGTGTGACATTATTGCAAGACACGATGGATCACCAGAAGGACCTAGTGACGACACATTGAGAACATCATCGAAGGAGGACAGCACCAACCTGGTTATGCTGAGCGAATTCATTGCCCCCGAAGAACCAATGGCCCAGATCGCCGAACCACACGAAGTAAAGAATCAACATGAAGCTGCAGACCCGACCAACGGCTTTGCAGAAGCATTCCACCCGATTTGCGAGGAAGGGATGGAATTGTGGCTATATGGCCCAGATAATCTCTTTCAAGGTATTGATCTGCCTCATTTTGACCTAGCTTAA